A window of Kangiella sp. TOML190 genomic DNA:
AGAGGGTAAATTGGTTTTGGTTGAAAACGCCTGTATCCTCGGCAAATAAGATAAAGAGGATACGCACCATAAAAATCTGTAACTGATGCCCTTGGTAGCCGCTGGCTTCAAGCGCATCATGCAAGTTGCCTAATAAATAAGCAGCTTTTTCATTGAGCTCATACTGTTCAACATCAATTAACTCTTTATCCTGCATAAAGTCGAACAAATGCAGGTTATCGACCAGCTGGTCGAGCGTGAAGCGGTAATCTTTATCCTTGTTGAGATCATAGAGGCGGAAATCATTAAGATCGCAAACCATAACAAAGCGTGGCAAATCCTCGTCTTTTAAGCCTTTAAAGTAGTTAAACCCTTGTTGATAGGCTTTATCAAGATTTTGTCCAGTGGACTTCATTTCAATCAGCAGTTTTCCTGGCCATAGATGATCGATACGCTTGGTTGAACGACTGTTGTCGGTTTTGACGGCTCGTTCAAATTTTCCTATGCGACGAGAATCCACCCCGAAAATTTTGAAAAAGGCATTAAGGAATAATTGCGATTCAGCATTTTCTTTTACCGCATCGGCAAAATCGATAGTGAATTGGTGGGCGCGGTTTTTAATTTCGGTTTGGGATAAGTTCATAAGTATTTTTAGTTTTTAGATGGTAATGGCGCGTCCTGCTTAAATTGTGAATTTAATATATCAAAGTCTATGGTCAGAGGCATTATCATTTTTGTGTTGCTGATACAGAAATTCATTATCAATCTTGCTATTTTTTTGTTAAAACATCTGTTCTGGTCATAATTTCTAAAATTTAAGTCATTTAGGCGATGAAGCGTAAAGATCACGATATTTTTGAGTTGGTGGAGCAGGGCAAGTTTGAGTTCGAGGCTTGGCTTGCTTTAAATCAATTACAACTGCCGGCTAAGGCTATTAAGAAAATGGCTTTGGCGGTTGAGCTTGCCCAGAAGAATGTGTCGCAGACTCCGACCTTGAAGTTAAATACCTTAGCGGCAGGTTTGGAGCTGGCAGAGGTATTGACTCATTTTAATGCGGATTCGGATACTTTAACCGCGGCAATTTTGTTGCCGGCGGTGATTGCGGATGCGATCAAGGTCGAGACGATTAAGGAGAAAGTCGGCAAGCCGATTGCGGATCTGGTGCAGGGTGCTGGTCAGATGGAGGCTATTCGCGCGCTGCAGCAAGAAACCCAGCAGCAAACTGGAACGGGGCAAGACGATCAGCAAGTGGAGAGTTTGCGTAAAATGCTGTTGGCGATGGTCGATGATGCGCGGGTGGTGTTATTGAAGCTGGCGGATCGGGTGATTTCTTTGCGCCATATCAAACATTCAAGCCGTGAACTTCAGGTTGCGTTTGCAAAAGAAACTCGCGATATTTTCGCGCCATTGGCCAATCGTTTGGGGATTGGCCAATTAAAGTGGGAACTGGAAGACTTTGCGTTTCGTTATTTAGAACCTGAAACCTACAAAAAAATCGCCAAAAGCTTGAAAGAAAAGCGAGTAGCACGAGAACAATATATTGAAGAAGTGATCGGCTTACTAAGCGATAAGCTTAAAGCGGAACAAATCACTGGCGAGGTTTCGGGGCGAGTAAAGCATATCTACAGCATTTGGAAAAAGATGACCCGTAAAAATCTACCCTTTGAGGAGATTTATGACGTTCGTGCGGTGCGGATTTTAGTGGAAAAGGTGCAGGACTGTTATGGTGCTTTGGGCATTGTGCATGGCGAGTGGCAGCATATTCCAAAGGAGTTTGATGACTATGTGGCGACACCCAAAGAAAACGGCTACAGCTCGATCCATACCGCGGTGCTGGGACCAGAAGGCAAGGTGTTAGAAGTGCAAATTCGAACCTTCCAAATGCATGAAGAAGCGGAAAAAGGAATTGCTGCCCACTGGGCTTATAAAGAAGGCGCGAACCTCGCCAAGGCTGGCGTGGACGATAAAATCGCTTGGATGCGTCAGCTGTTAGAGTGGCAGTCGGAATTGGCCGATGCCAATCCTGATGAGTTGATGGAGGAGTTTCAAACTTCGGTCTCTGAAGATAGAGTCTTTTGTTTTACTCCAGGGGGTAAGGTGATCGATTTACCATTGGGGGCAACACCGATTGATTTTGCTTATCGAGTACATACGTCAGTCGGGCATCGCTGTATTGGCGCTAAAGTTAGCGGTCGTATTGTGCCTTTGACTTATCAGGTGCAAAGCGGCGATGTGATTGAAATTATGACCAAAAAAGAAGAAGCACCAAGTCGTGATTGGCTAGTGCCGTATAATGGTTACATCGCTGCGCCGCGAACTCGCCACAAGATCAATCAGTGGTTTAATAAGCTCAATAAAGAAGACAATGCTAATGCTGGACGTTTGTTGTTGGATAAGGAACTAGCGCGTCTTGAATTAAAAAATATTGATCTGCTGCAATTGGCGGCTAAGTTGCATCTGGCCAGTGAAATCGAGTTGCTGGCTAAAATCGGTACTGGCGACTTAGGAATTAATCAGGTTATTAACCGCGCTAAAGAGTTGTTCCAGTCGACTCAGCAGGCGAGTGAAAAAATACAAGACATCACGCCAACCCTGCGCAAAAAGTCCAAGCGTAATTCCATGAGCGATATTTCAGTGTCGGGAGTGGGCGACTTGCTGACTAATATCGCTAAGTGCTGTAAACCAGTGCCTGGTGAGGGCATTATTGGCTACATTACTCAAGGTCGCGGCATTGTGATCCATAGCAAACATTGCGTTCATGCTAAGAAGGCTTTGGAGCAAAAGCCGGAAAGAGTCATTCCCGTAGAATGGCAGGCAGATTCGAGCAATCATTATTCGGTGGACTTGGTTATTCATGCTTTTGATCGACGCGGTTTGCTAAAAGACATTACCACGGTTTTGTCTAATGAGGACGCGGCCATAACCGATATGACCACCCGTAAAATTAAGGAGCAAGTTGTGATTCATTTGGAAGTGGAGTTGTCCGCGGCTAAAGATCTGCAGCGGATCCTAAGTTTGTTGAAACAACTGCCGAATATTTTTGAGGTGGCTCGCAAACGTGGCTAATAGCAGTTTAAGAGTGAGGCTGTTTTAATGGCTGTGAATGAAAACTTGCCAGAAACCGCGCGGCTGTTAGCCATTATGCGTGCTTTGCGTGATCCTGAAACGGGTTGTCCTTGGGATAAAAAGCAAACTTACGCCAGCATAGCTCCCTACACCCTCGAGGAAGCTTATGAAGTGGCGGACGCTATTGAGCAGGGCGATTTTGAAGAATTGCATGGCGAATTGGGTGACTTATTGTTTCAGGTGATTTTTTACGCTCAGATCGGTCAAGAAGAAGGGCGTTTTGATTTTGAGTCTATCGCCAAAGCAATGGCTGATAAGCTGGAAAGGCGGCACCCGCACGTCTTTGCCGATCAGCAATACATTTCGGACGCAGAATTAAAGCGCAATTGGGAACAACAAAAGCAGCAAGAGCGGCAAAGTAAAAATAACGCTAATCAAAGCTTATTGGATGATTTACCGAAAGGCTTTCCGTCGCTTTCCATTGCTCAAAAAATACAAAAGCGAGTAGGGCGGCATGGTTTTGATTGGCCAAGTCTTGATGGCGTAATCAATAAAATTGAAGAAGAAATGGCCGAACTAAAACAAGCCGTTGCTAACCAAGATAAAGTCAATATCGAAGAAGAGATTGGGGATCTGCTCTTTGCCGTAGTAAATTTATCTCGTCACTTAGACTTTGATGCAGAAACCGCTTTGCGCAAGGCTAATCGAAAATTTGAAACACGGTTTCGACAATTAGAAACCATTATTCAGACGCAAGGCCTATCCGTAGATACAGCTAACTTAGAGCAATTAGAACAAGCTTGGCAACAAGCGAAAGCTATAACAAGTTCGCTATCAATCTAAAAAAGCTGACTAGCGAAAGATTCTAGGATCTTTGACTTCACTAACATCCTCGGTCGCAAGATTGATGATTTCTAAAAACTGAGAATCGGCTTTTACAAAGCAGGCAAAATTGGTTAAAAACCAAGTTGAGCCATGGGGTAGAGTTCTAACCGCCATAACTTCAGTGCCGTTATCTAACTTTCGAGTGATGGGGAATTTTTTTCCTGGGCCAGAGCGACAATTTAAATGCTGACTTTGTCCTTTTAACACAACTTTGTAGGTGCCAATTTGCTGAATTTCTTCTGCGTTAGCCTGAGTTAGCAAAGCCGCTACTGCAAAAAGTATCAGCACAAAAAGAACGTCTCTAAAAGCGCATTTTCGTAAAGGCGTTATCAGAGCTGTAGAAGTTGTTTGATTCATAAGCTAAACCTTATTCCGTTAACGATTTAACTGGTCACCTTCACTAGTCTATAACTTATGCCATAATTGAGCAAATTAACTAGAAAAGGGCGCAAAAGTAACGATTGGCTTATCCTTGCGTCTAAACAGCCTAAATAGGTATTTAATGTCGTTCATGCCAAGTCTATATGAGCCTTGTCGGTGTGGATGAAAATGCTAGGAATCAAAGTATGACAACTGATAAAGAATTTGAATTAGCAACTTTTGGTGGCGGCTGCTTTTGGTGCGTTGAAGCGGTGATCCAAAAGCTTAATGGCGTTGCAAAGGTAGTGTCTGGCTATGCTGGTGGTCATGATCCAGAGCCAAACTATACTTCAGTCTGTAGCGGCTCAACTGGGCACGCTGAAGTGATTCAGGTGAGCTTTGATGCCAGTGTGATAAGTTACAAAGACTTATTGGAAGTGTTTATGACTAGCCACAACCCCACCCAAAGAGATGGTCAAGGGGCCGATATTGGCACTCAGTATCGTTCAATCATTCTTTACCATTCGGACAAACAAAAACAAGTTGCTAATACAGTTCTTGAAGAAATGGCTTCTTTATTTGAACAACCGATTGTGACCGAATTAGTGCCATTGGAAATTTTCTATCCGGCAGAGTCTTATCATCAAGATTACTATAATCGAAATCCTGAAAACCGCTACTGCTCGATTGTGATAGAGCCAAAATTGGCTAAACTAAAACAAAAACACGCGGACAAACTGATGCCAAATCAAGCAGCGGAGCTACCCAAAGTGATCCATCAAGCGGATAAAGAGCAATTTTTAGTAGAGTTAGAGCCTAATCAGTTCGCACTACTGCGCTATACTAATCATGGCGGTTACTTATCTTTGGACTATACGGAAGTCCCTATGGAGCTGCGCGGAAAAGGTTACGGATCGGTTTTAATGAAAATGACGCTAACGGAAATCGAAAAGTTAGGTTTTAAAGTCGAGCCAATTTGCAGCTATACTAAAATTTATTTGCAGCGCCACCAAGAGTGGCAGCATTTACGAGTTTAGCAAACACTAGATACTCGGGAGCCATTTAATTACCGATACTGCGAAAATGCCGATAGCCATAATAAGGGTGAAACTGGCTATGGTCACTGCGGTGATGACTTTAACTGCTGCTGTTGCTTTATCTTTGGCATAGAAATAGAGTTCTAAAATTGCTAAGGGTATTAAATATTGGGCGAATGATATAAAGGTTACGAAGGGGCCAGAAAAAGTTTCAGGATCAAACCCTACTGGGCCTTGATTAATCATTAGCCAGCCAAAAAAGCCGACCCGAAAAAACCAAACAGCGCTGGCAACCATAAAGGTTCTTAGTGCCCAACGTCGGTGTATAACGAATTTTTTAGCTGATGCATATTTCCAAGCCAGAAGACCGAAACAAAAAATTAAGATACCGTCTAGGGTGATAGCATATTGTAAAATAACGGGTAAGTGCTGTTCGCGTAACCAGATAAGGTAAAGCCCCGCTAGGGTGGTTAAAAAAGCGCTGACCAAATAAGCTCGACCTAACCAGCGGTGGAAGCTTGGATAGCGGTTTCTTAGCGCTGGAATTAATTGCAGCGGGCCACCGCCAATAATAATGACGGCTAATAGGATATGAGTTGCAAAAGAGAAATTGCCAATCAGATCATTTTCCAGAATGCCGCCATTGGAGAGATTATTCCATTCTTTCAAATCGCCACTGACAGCATATCCGCCATAGCCCAACACAAGATAAGCAACGAATAACCAAAGCCCAATAGTGGCGATGATATACCAAAAGATTACCGAGCTTTTTACACAATTATCAGCGCTTAGCCAGTTTGATTTTGAGTTTTCCATGCCCATACTCCTTCTCTGATATGGGTGAATGTTTAAATTTGTCCCTTTAGTATAATAGGACAGCGGTTAGGTTAGCGGTAGGCAAATTGTGTAAAGCTAAGTTTCATTTGAAACGCTTTGTCATAACAATGAACCGAGGCTGAACTAGCTTCCACAAAAACTCCTCGCCAATCATCAGGCCTTTTTGCTATAATGCTTTCCCGTCCTGAGAGCCCTTTCTTCTCAAAGACATTTGGTTCATGCTTAGATTAGAATTTGAGCCAAACTGCTATAACAAAATTCGTGAAGCCCGCTAATAACAAGGCCTTGAGGCATATAGGTTAAATTGGCGGTTTTCTTATTGTATTAATACATTTAACGTGAACCGGTTGAATTAGACTTATGACCAAGTATGTTTTTGTAACAGGCGGGGTGGTTTCCTCATTAGGTAAAGGTATTGCGGCGGCTTCGATGGCAGCTTTGCTAGAGTCGCGCGGCTTGAAAGTGACCTTATTGAAATTAGATCCTTATATCAATGTGGATCCTGGTACCATGAGCCCATTCCAGCATGGTGAGGTTTTTGTGACTGACGATGGCGCAGAAACCGATCTCGATCTCGGTCATTACGAGCGTTTTGTGCGCACTCGCATGAAACAAAGCAATAATTTCACTACCGGTCGTGTTTATTCTGACGTTTTACGTAAAGAGCGTCGCGGCGATTACCTTGGTGGTACGGTGCAAGTTATTCCGCATATTACCGATAACATCAAAGAAAAGGTTATCGAAGGCGCCAAAGGTGCTGATATTGCGATGGTAGAAGTGGGCGGTACGGTTGGTGATATTGAGTCATTACCTTTTATGGAAGCCATTCGTCAGTTGCGCTTCGAAGTCGGCAAAGAAAATGCCATGTTTGTGCATTTAACGCTTCTGCCTTATATCGCTACCGCGGGTGAACTCAAGACAAAGCCCACTCAGCACTCAGTTAAAGAATTGCGCTCCATTGGTATTCAGCCCGATATGTTGGTTTGTCGCTCCGACAGACCTTTACCGCCGAGTGAAAAAGCGAAAATCGCTTTATTTACCAATGTTAAAGAGCAAGCAGTAGTGTCGATTGAAGACGTGCCCAGTATTTACCAGATCCCACAAGTTTTATTAAGCCAGAAGGTCGATAGCCTTATTTGTGAGCGTTTCCAACTGGATACCAAACCCGCTGATTTATCCGAATGGGAAGAAGTTTTATACCGTGAAGCTAACCCAAAAGGCAACGTGGATATTGCCATGGTTGGCAAATACATGGATCTGACCGAAGCTTATAAGTCGCTAACCGAAGCCTTGAAACATGCGGGTTTACATACTCGCCAGAAAGTTTGTATTCATTATGTCGATTCGCAGGACATCGAAAAAAATGGCACCGATAAGTTAAGGGATATGGATGCCATCTTGATCCCTGGCGGTTTTGGCGAGCGTGGAGTGGAAGGCAAGATCCTTACTGCCAAATATGCGCGGGAAAATAAAATTCCCTATTTGGGGATCTGCTTAGGGATGCAAGTGGCGGTTATTGAATATGCACGGCATATGGCTGGCATGGAGCATGCTAACAGTACCGAATTTAACGCCAAGAGCCCCAATCCGGTGGTGGGTTTGATCACGGAATGGGTCGATGCCGACGGGACTCGAGTGGAGCGCTCTGATGAGTCGGATTTGGGCGGTACCATGCGCTTGGGTGCGCAACCTGCCGATATTAAAGCGGGAACTAAAGCCCATAGCATCTATCAAAGCGATGTGGTTGAAGAACGCCATCGCCATCGCTATGAAGTGAATAACTATTTACTGCCGCAACTAGAAGCTGCGGGTCTTGTGGTATCATGTACTTCAACCGAGAAGAAGTTAGTGGAAATGGTTGAGCTTGCCGATCACCCTTGGTATGTGGCTTGTCAATTCCACCCAGAATTCACCTCGACGCCGCGCGATGGTCATCCTTTGTTTAAAGCTTTTGTGGAAGCGGCAATGGTGCAAAGGGATCGCAATAGTTAAAAAATTTTTAAAGATTTATTAGGTTAGCTTATGAAGTTATTGGATTGGAATGTTGGACTGGATCAACCATTTTTCTTGATCTGCGGCCCTTGTGTCATCGAGAGCGAGCAACTTGCGATCGATACTGCTGGCTACATGAAAGAAATTACGGACAAGTTAGAAATTCCTTATATTTACAAGTCATCTTTCGATAAGGCTAACCGTTCTTCAAGCAAAAGTTTCCGTGGCCCAGGTCTTGAAAATGGCCTAAAGATTTTGCAAAAGGTTAAAGAGCAGGTGGGCGTGCCAGTATTAACCGATGTGCATGAAGATACGCCGATGCAAGAAGTCGCCGATGTTGTGGATGTGATGCAAACACCAGCCTTTTTATGCCGCCAAACTAATTTTATTCGTCGGGTTTGTGAGCCAGGGATCCCTGTGAATATCAAAAAAGGACAGTTTTTATCGCCGTGGGATATGAAAAACGTGATAGATAAAGCTAAAGAAACTGGCAATGAACAGGTTATGATTTGTGAGCGTGGCGTTTCTTTTGGCTACAATAACTTAGTTTCAGATATGCGCTCTTTATCCATCATGCGTGAGTCGGGAGTGCCGATTGTTTATGATGCAACCCATTCAGCGCAATTACCAGGTGGCCAAGGTTCATCTTCGGGCGGTTTGCGTGAAGTGATTCCGGTGCTAACCCGAGCGGCTATAGCTGCAGGGGTTTCTGGCGTTTTTATGGAGTCGCATCCGGATCCGGCTATTGCCAAATGTGATGGCCCAAATTCTTTCCCCATGTATCGTATCGAAGAAATGTTAGCGACCATGAAAGAATTGGATATAGTGGTAAAAAAAGCAGGTTTTGTTGAAGACTCCATTACCGAGTTTGGTAGTGGTGATTTGATCTAGGTTATTAGTTTAGTTTTTGGTTTAAATAAAAGTAGCAAATGACTAGCACTTGATGTGCAGATTTTGCATAGAGGAATAAAAAGTGAAGATTGTTGACGTAATAGGCCGTGAAGTTTTAGATTCACGTGGTAATCCTACGGTTGAAGCTGAAGTAGTTTTAGACAATGGCGTCAGAGCGATTGCTTGCTCTCCTTCTGGTGCTTCGACGGGTTCTCGTGAAGCTTTGGAGTTGCGCGATGGTGATGCTAAGCGTTACTTGGGTAAAGGCGTGTTAAAAGCGGTTGGTTATGTCAACAATGAATTAAAAAACGCGTTAGTCGGTCAAGATGCCTCTAACCAAGCTGCTATTGATAAAATCATGTTGGACTTGGATGGCACCGAAAATAAAGAAAAATTAGGCGCCAATTCTATTCTTGCGGTTTCTCTTGCTAATGCTAAAGCAGCAGCGCAAGCTGCGGGCAAACCATTATTCGAGCATATTAATCGTGATGGGAAATTCTCGATGCCGGTACCCATGATGAATATTATCAATGGTGGTGAGCATGCGGATAACAATGTTGATATTCAAGAGTTTATGGTGATGCCTGTGGGTGCGCCAACTTTCTCTGAAGGCTTGCGCATGGGCGCGGAGATTTTCCATAGCTTACGTAAAGTGTTGCAAAGCAAAGGTTTGAACACGGCGGTTGGTGACGAAGGTGGTTTTGCGCCAGACTTAGGCTCTAACGAAGAAGCTATTACTGCGATTGTTGAAGCGGTGGATAATGCTGGTTACAAATTAGGTGATGATGTTGCCTTAGCATTGGACATCGCGTCCAGTGAATTTTACGAAGACGGCAAATACCATTTGGCATCGGAGAATAAAAAATTAACTTCGGCTGAGTTTGCAGACTATTTGGCAGACTGGGTTGAGCGTTATCCTATCGTATCGATTGAAGATGGTATGGATGAGTCGGATTGGGAAGGCTGGAAAATCCTTACCGAAAAAGTTGGCGATAAGTGCCAATTGGTAGGCGATGATTTATTTGTGACTAACACCAAAATTTTACAAAAAGGCATTGAGCAAAAAGTGGCTAATTCAATTTTGATTAAAGTCAATCAAATTGGCACCTTGACTGAGACCCTTGCCGCTATCGATATGGCGCATGCAGCCGGTTACACTGCGGTGATTTCGCATCGCTCTGGTGAGACCGAAGATACTACCATTGCCGATTTGGCGGTAGCGACTGCGGCGGGTCAAATTAAAACTGGTTCTTTGTGCCGCTCTGATCGCGTTGCAAAATACAATCAATTATTAAGAATTGAGTCGCAACTCAATGGTGATGCGCCTTACCCTGGTAAGCAAGCATTTAACCAATAAAACAGGCTAAAATACTTAACTTCTTCGTTATAAAGTTAATGGAAAATGCTCAAATAGTTACCTATGTTCCGCTTTTCCATTAACTCAAAGCCTCGAATTTAAGCATTTTTTCACTGTTTTATGTTATAAATAACTTAATAACGCTTATATAAGAAATAAGATAATGAAGTGGATAGCCTTAGTATTATGTGTGATTTTAATATCACTGCAATACCGACTTTGGTTCGGCCAGTCCTCTTATCAAAAAATTCAGCTGCAACAGCAAAAAATCCAACAAATATCAACAGAAAACCAAGAACTCGCCAACCGTAATAAAAAACTCTTCGCTGAAATTGAAGACTTGCGCAAGGGTGTCGAAGCCGTCGAAGAAAGGGCGCGCTACCAATTGGGCATGATTAAAGAAGGCGAAACCTTTTTTAGATTACTAAACAAAGATCCTGATTAATGCCTGAGACCAGTTCTTCTAATCCTCAGTCTGCTGAGCAACGAATATGGGCGCTACTGCCAGCGGCCGGAATTGGTTCAAGAATGCAGTCTGAGCTGCCGAAACAATACCTTGAAATTGGCGATAAAACCATTTTAGAGCATAGTTTAAGTAATTTTCTTAAACACCCTGCGATATATAAAGTGGTAGTAGCTATTAACCCTAATGATCAACATTGGCCTCAACTCGAAGTCTCTAGTCACCCAAAAATGGTAACAGTAGAAGGTGGTGCTGAGCGTGCCGACTCGGTAGCAAACGGTTTGGCTGCCATTCGGCAAATGGGTGGTGAAGATGATTGGGTAATGGTGCACGATGCTGCTCGGCCTTGTCTCTATTCTTTGCATATTGATAACTTGATTATGGCCAGAGATACTTCACCCGATGGTGTTATTTTAGCAATTCCATCGTTTGATACAGTTAAAGTTACCAATAATCAGCAGACCATTGATAAGACTATAAACCGCGAAAAAATTTGGCTCGCGCAAACGCCGCAGTTTTTTCCCGTCGCTAAATTAGCTAAAGCAATTCAAGATACAAAGCAACAGCAACAAAGGATTACTGACGAAGCTTCAGCGATGGAAGCACAAGGCTATCATCCAGCGTTAGTGGTTGGTTCAAAAAGGAATATCAAAATTACTGAGCAAGAAGATTTGATCTTGGCATCAATTTCTTTGAGTATTTAAAAAAGTCTTGCAAAAGATATTAACATCAGTTTTAATCGAGCCATGAATAAGATTTATTTGCAAAATCGCACTCATCACCATCATCCGAGTTTGATGGCGGTGTCTTATTGTGTATAAAAAATAAATCGTTTTATATAAGAATACATAAAGCCCCGCCAACCAGCGGGGCTTTTTTTATGGTTAATTTAGAGTTAAATCAATGAGTTATTTATTTTCAGTACATCATCATCAAATACTGGGTAAGCGACGGTGGGATCGGTTGTAACTGATAAATGCTTGATAAACCCCGTTGCTCCGAAAGGTCAACGGGGTTTTTATTTATAGGTTTTAAATTAATATTTGGAGTAGAAAATGACACTAAAAATGGTGATCCCTAAAGGCAAGCTATACGATAAAGTTGCTGAATTGCTTTCTGATATCGGTTTGTCTTTGGTAGGGGACAGCCGAAATTATAGGCCTACTTTGTACGGCTGTGATATCGAAGTAAAACTTCTAAAAAGTCAGAATATTCCTGAACTGGTCGCTTTGGGTCAGCATGATATTGGCTTCGCTGGACTAGATTGGATAGAAGAAAATAATGCGGATGTTGAAGTTTTAGAAAATCTTAACTTTAATCCAGTGCAAGTTGTTGCCTGCATTCCAGAGAATTGGGATTTTAAATCGGTGATGCAAAAAGAAATTATTGTAGCTTCGGAATATAACAGGATAGCCAAAAACTACCTTGATTCCCTTCAAGTTAAATATAAGTTGCTAAGAGCTTATGGCGCTACTGAGGTTTTTCCGCCGGAAGATGCCGATATGGTGATTGATAATACTTCTACTGGTTCAACCATTAGAGCCAACCGGCTAAAGGTAGTAGGCACAGTATTACAAAGCTCTACTCAGTTAATAGCTAATAAATCTGTGTTAAAAGATCCAAAAAAGCGTAAACAAATAGATGATTTGTTACTACTTATTCGAGCGGTATTAAATGGGCGCAAGCGAGTTTTATTGGAAATGAACTGTAATAAAAAAAATATAGAGCAGATCGTTGAGTTGCTACCTGCTATGCGCGCCCCAACGGTTAGTGAGCTATATAAATCTGACGGGTTTGCAATAAAAGCAGCAGTAGAAAAGCGATTAATTAAGGACTTATTGCCAGAGCTGATTGCCGCTGGTGCTACTGATATTTTGGAAACCCCTATTAGGAAAGTGTTATGAATATTACCTATAAAAATACACTTAAGCTTGATTTTAACGAACGCTCAGATAATCCGCCTGCATGGCTAGATCCTATCACTATAGCTAACAGTACATTATGGTCTTATCCAGACAAATCTTTATTAGAAAAGATCATCTGCCAGCAGTTGGTAATTGATAAGGAGCAATTACTGATCACCAATGGCGGCGATGAAGCAATTGAGTTGCTATTTAAATCAGCCAAAATCAACAGTTCCGATGTTATTTTACCATTACCAGCTTTTAGCCAATATATACAGGCTGAAACAAGTTGGCGACTTAGGCTTAATAAAGTGGATTCTAACGACGATTTAACTATCAATATTGACGCTACTCGTCGTTGTATCAAGAAAGCCAAATCTGGTGACATAGTTATTATAACTAGTCCTAATAACCCAACTGGCGAAACACTTTCATTGCAAGTGATAAAGCAGTTATGCGCGGATGCTAAACAAGCTGGTGTCATAGTTTTTCTTGACCAAGCTTATATTGAATTTACAGAGCAAGCGCAGCAAAGCTTAGAGCTAATTGATGAGTTTAATAATTTAATTGTATTAAGAACTCTTTCCAAAGCCTATGGTTTAGCGGCAATTCGTATAGGTTATATGCTTGGCAATAAGCAACTTATTAGCAATTTTAAAAACATAGCATTACCTTTTAATAATTCGCAGCCTAGCATCGATCTGGCAAAGATAGCTTTTACTAAAAAAGCTCAGCTAGAAA
This region includes:
- the ispD gene encoding 2-C-methyl-D-erythritol 4-phosphate cytidylyltransferase, with amino-acid sequence MPETSSSNPQSAEQRIWALLPAAGIGSRMQSELPKQYLEIGDKTILEHSLSNFLKHPAIYKVVVAINPNDQHWPQLEVSSHPKMVTVEGGAERADSVANGLAAIRQMGGEDDWVMVHDAARPCLYSLHIDNLIMARDTSPDGVILAIPSFDTVKVTNNQQTIDKTINREKIWLAQTPQFFPVAKLAKAIQDTKQQQQRITDEASAMEAQGYHPALVVGSKRNIKITEQEDLILASISLSI
- the kdsA gene encoding 3-deoxy-8-phosphooctulonate synthase; the protein is MKLLDWNVGLDQPFFLICGPCVIESEQLAIDTAGYMKEITDKLEIPYIYKSSFDKANRSSSKSFRGPGLENGLKILQKVKEQVGVPVLTDVHEDTPMQEVADVVDVMQTPAFLCRQTNFIRRVCEPGIPVNIKKGQFLSPWDMKNVIDKAKETGNEQVMICERGVSFGYNNLVSDMRSLSIMRESGVPIVYDATHSAQLPGGQGSSSGGLREVIPVLTRAAIAAGVSGVFMESHPDPAIAKCDGPNSFPMYRIEEMLATMKELDIVVKKAGFVEDSITEFGSGDLI
- the ftsB gene encoding cell division protein FtsB, with protein sequence MKWIALVLCVILISLQYRLWFGQSSYQKIQLQQQKIQQISTENQELANRNKKLFAEIEDLRKGVEAVEERARYQLGMIKEGETFFRLLNKDPD
- the eno gene encoding phosphopyruvate hydratase, with amino-acid sequence MKIVDVIGREVLDSRGNPTVEAEVVLDNGVRAIACSPSGASTGSREALELRDGDAKRYLGKGVLKAVGYVNNELKNALVGQDASNQAAIDKIMLDLDGTENKEKLGANSILAVSLANAKAAAQAAGKPLFEHINRDGKFSMPVPMMNIINGGEHADNNVDIQEFMVMPVGAPTFSEGLRMGAEIFHSLRKVLQSKGLNTAVGDEGGFAPDLGSNEEAITAIVEAVDNAGYKLGDDVALALDIASSEFYEDGKYHLASENKKLTSAEFADYLADWVERYPIVSIEDGMDESDWEGWKILTEKVGDKCQLVGDDLFVTNTKILQKGIEQKVANSILIKVNQIGTLTETLAAIDMAHAAGYTAVISHRSGETEDTTIADLAVATAAGQIKTGSLCRSDRVAKYNQLLRIESQLNGDAPYPGKQAFNQ
- the hisG gene encoding ATP phosphoribosyltransferase, which produces MTLKMVIPKGKLYDKVAELLSDIGLSLVGDSRNYRPTLYGCDIEVKLLKSQNIPELVALGQHDIGFAGLDWIEENNADVEVLENLNFNPVQVVACIPENWDFKSVMQKEIIVASEYNRIAKNYLDSLQVKYKLLRAYGATEVFPPEDADMVIDNTSTGSTIRANRLKVVGTVLQSSTQLIANKSVLKDPKKRKQIDDLLLLIRAVLNGRKRVLLEMNCNKKNIEQIVELLPAMRAPTVSELYKSDGFAIKAAVEKRLIKDLLPELIAAGATDILETPIRKVL